In Miniphocaeibacter halophilus, the following proteins share a genomic window:
- a CDS encoding ABC transporter ATP-binding protein, protein MFKIFNKLSWFIKYYKKYYILVLITMIISNILIIIPPRLLGIILDDISSKTLTLEKLYTLVAILVVVVLVHYGSNYIWSYYIFKASDEIERVTRFRLMKKYLRQSPKFFEKNTTGSLMGKATNDVSMISEFAGYGMMAFSDATLYPLAILIVMAFSVSFKLTIVSILPLPLLFYATKKIETILYARFEQVQRSFDRLNDIVLENISGVRVVRSYTLEKSQTKEFEEECLDYYEKNMNLVKVASIYGFISRVIPGLSMVITIIYGTYLIGVNDLTIGNLVSATLYINMLVWPMFALGDFATIAEQASASMDRINEVLNYKEDLIDNENAIIYEGKGNIEFNNLDFYYPTSKYKVLDNISFVLKNGQSLGVVGKTGSGKTTLVKQLLKMYNLKEKSLKVGKNYIEDLNTRSLREKIGYVPQRHIVFSKTIEDNIKFSDSSKTHEDVEKVVELADFKKDLSQLPQGLNTMAGERGVSLSGGQKQRISIARALIKEPEILILDDSLSAVDANTEQKILKNLKEYRKNKTNIITAHRLSAVQHADLIIVLDNGKIIEQGTHEELFMKDGWYREQFIHQQLKGEENGE, encoded by the coding sequence ATGTTTAAGATTTTTAATAAACTATCTTGGTTTATAAAGTATTATAAAAAATATTATATTTTAGTTTTAATAACTATGATAATTTCAAATATATTAATAATAATTCCTCCAAGATTATTAGGGATTATTTTAGATGACATTAGCAGTAAAACTTTAACTTTAGAAAAATTATATACTTTAGTTGCTATTTTAGTTGTTGTAGTTTTGGTACATTATGGTTCTAACTATATTTGGTCCTATTATATTTTTAAAGCATCTGACGAAATAGAAAGAGTAACTAGATTTAGACTTATGAAAAAATATTTAAGACAAAGTCCAAAATTCTTTGAAAAAAATACAACCGGTTCTTTAATGGGAAAAGCGACAAATGATGTAAGTATGATTTCTGAGTTTGCCGGCTATGGAATGATGGCTTTTTCAGATGCTACACTCTATCCTTTAGCAATTTTAATTGTAATGGCATTTTCTGTTAGTTTTAAACTAACTATTGTTTCAATCTTGCCACTACCTTTACTTTTTTATGCTACTAAAAAAATTGAAACAATATTATATGCAAGATTTGAACAAGTACAAAGAAGTTTTGACCGATTAAACGATATAGTCCTAGAAAATATTTCCGGTGTAAGAGTAGTAAGAAGTTATACCTTAGAGAAAAGTCAAACAAAGGAATTTGAAGAGGAATGTTTAGATTATTATGAAAAAAATATGAATCTTGTAAAGGTTGCAAGTATTTATGGATTTATTAGTAGGGTTATTCCAGGACTTAGTATGGTAATTACAATAATTTATGGGACTTATTTAATAGGGGTTAATGACCTTACAATAGGAAACTTAGTCTCAGCTACTCTTTATATAAATATGTTAGTTTGGCCAATGTTTGCCTTAGGTGATTTTGCGACAATAGCAGAGCAAGCAAGTGCATCAATGGATAGGATAAATGAGGTTTTAAATTATAAAGAGGATTTAATAGATAATGAAAATGCAATTATATATGAAGGAAAGGGAAATATAGAATTTAATAATTTGGATTTCTATTATCCTACATCTAAATATAAGGTTTTAGATAATATTAGCTTTGTTTTAAAAAATGGACAATCCTTAGGAGTTGTTGGGAAAACCGGTTCAGGAAAAACAACTTTAGTAAAACAGCTCTTAAAAATGTATAACCTTAAAGAAAAAAGTTTAAAAGTTGGTAAAAATTACATTGAAGATTTAAATACCAGAAGTTTACGGGAAAAAATAGGCTATGTTCCTCAAAGACATATTGTATTTTCTAAAACCATAGAGGATAATATAAAATTTTCCGACAGTTCTAAGACCCATGAAGATGTAGAAAAAGTTGTTGAGTTAGCAGATTTTAAAAAGGATTTGTCACAACTGCCCCAAGGACTTAATACAATGGCCGGAGAAAGGGGAGTTTCTCTTTCCGGAGGACAAAAACAAAGGATATCAATAGCAAGAGCATTAATTAAAGAGCCGGAAATTCTTATTTTAGATGATAGTTTGTCAGCTGTTGATGCAAATACGGAACAAAAGATTTTGAAAAACTTAAAGGAATATAGGAAAAATAAAACAAATATTATAACTGCTCACAGACTTTCAGCAGTTCAACACGCGGATTTAATTATTGTTTTAGATAACGGGAAAATAATAGAGCAAGGAACCCATGAAGAGTTATTTATGAAAGATGGTTGGTATAGGGAGCAGTTTATACACCAACAGTTAAAAGGTGAAGAAAATGGAGAATAA
- a CDS encoding SufB/SufD family protein produces MTIYNELPVTTFRWTKANHILLDDLNINKTEYNYNTVKVGKDNVSDIPMAEEIKIKDDFVGASKESLEEVLEIANYKKYIFAKSGENLDIYLDLKTNEANPVLIGDISIYGKENSNIQITMDYSGDYKNAYTNVLTRIKAEKNSKINIVKVQRQGEIRHIEHRYSQVEENGEVKYLTVNLGGEESLYHFVTDLIGDNSKADLKTIYIGEGKSLTDIYNNIRFYGKNANGDFIVKGALKDQAKKYFRGTLDFIKGSSQSTGDEEEKVILLNDKVKSFAIPILLAGEDDVIGNHAASAGQVDENILFYIMSRGFSEKEAKKMIVEGSFRPIIDEIKNMELRDFVIDTLDKKLEKV; encoded by the coding sequence ATGACAATATATAATGAACTTCCGGTAACAACCTTTAGGTGGACAAAAGCTAATCATATTTTACTAGATGATTTAAATATAAATAAAACAGAATATAATTATAACACTGTAAAAGTCGGAAAGGACAATGTTTCTGATATTCCAATGGCAGAAGAAATTAAGATAAAAGATGATTTTGTAGGGGCTAGTAAAGAGTCCTTAGAAGAAGTTTTAGAAATTGCTAATTATAAGAAATATATTTTTGCTAAAAGTGGTGAAAATTTAGACATTTACCTAGATTTAAAAACCAACGAAGCTAATCCGGTTTTAATAGGCGATATTTCCATTTATGGTAAAGAAAATTCCAATATTCAAATAACAATGGATTATAGTGGAGATTATAAAAATGCCTACACTAATGTTTTAACAAGAATTAAGGCAGAAAAAAATTCTAAAATTAATATAGTAAAGGTTCAAAGACAAGGTGAAATTAGACACATTGAACATAGATATAGTCAAGTTGAAGAAAATGGAGAAGTAAAGTATTTAACAGTAAATCTTGGTGGGGAAGAAAGTCTCTATCATTTTGTTACAGATTTAATTGGAGATAATAGTAAGGCGGATTTAAAAACAATTTATATTGGGGAAGGAAAGTCACTAACTGATATTTATAATAATATTAGATTTTATGGTAAAAATGCCAATGGTGATTTTATAGTAAAAGGAGCATTAAAAGACCAGGCTAAAAAATATTTTAGAGGCACTTTGGATTTTATAAAGGGAAGTTCCCAATCAACCGGTGATGAAGAGGAAAAAGTAATTCTTTTAAATGACAAGGTTAAATCCTTTGCTATTCCCATTCTTCTTGCAGGAGAAGATGATGTAATAGGCAACCATGCAGCAAGTGCAGGACAGGTTGATGAAAATATTCTTTTCTATATAATGAGTAGGGGTTTTTCTGAAAAAGAAGCTAAAAAAATGATAGTAGAGGGTTCCTTTAGACCAATAATCGATGAAATTAAAAATATGGAATTAAGGGATTTCGTTATTGATACCTTAGACAAAAAACTTGAAAAAGTCTAG
- a CDS encoding SufS family cysteine desulfurase — translation MNKYKKDFPILNKDFNGKKLIYFDNAATSQKPKTVLDAVYEYNTNSNGNPHRSAHILSVKATEDYEKSKERVRKFINAEDVENIIYTKNGSESINLIARSFAEPRLKKGDKIVLTIAEHHSNIVPWQRVAKKTGAIVEYIYINKETGKLLEEDYKKIDENTKIVSFSHISNVLGMKLPVEELIKRAKEVGAITIVDGAQGVPHVKVDVQEIGCDFYTFSGHKMLSSLGIGVLYGKRDILKSMEPFILGGDMIEYVEEQTTTFAELPFKFEAGTQNVEGAVSLRAAIEYINKVGYDFIEENNRILMRYLLEEMIKIPEVNIIGSKDYKEKYGVIAFTIDGVHPHDVATIMDSYGIAIRSGHHCAQPLGKYLGIPASNRISPYFYNDIDEAKYFIEKLKTVRGVMGYGA, via the coding sequence ATGAATAAATATAAGAAGGATTTTCCTATATTAAATAAAGATTTTAATGGGAAAAAATTAATTTATTTTGATAATGCAGCAACTTCTCAAAAACCTAAGACAGTATTAGATGCTGTTTATGAATATAATACGAATTCAAATGGTAATCCCCATAGATCAGCACATATATTATCTGTAAAGGCTACAGAGGACTATGAAAAATCAAAAGAAAGAGTAAGAAAATTTATAAATGCAGAAGATGTAGAAAATATTATTTATACTAAAAACGGTAGTGAATCTATAAATTTAATTGCAAGATCTTTTGCAGAGCCTAGATTAAAAAAAGGCGATAAAATAGTTTTAACAATAGCAGAACATCATTCCAATATTGTTCCTTGGCAAAGAGTGGCTAAAAAAACAGGAGCTATAGTAGAATATATTTACATTAATAAGGAAACTGGAAAATTATTAGAAGAGGACTATAAAAAAATAGATGAGAATACAAAAATAGTTTCCTTTTCTCATATAAGTAATGTTTTAGGAATGAAATTACCTGTTGAAGAACTAATAAAAAGGGCAAAAGAAGTAGGAGCTATAACAATAGTTGATGGAGCTCAAGGAGTTCCTCATGTAAAGGTAGATGTTCAAGAAATTGGATGTGATTTCTATACATTTTCAGGTCATAAGATGCTGTCATCCTTAGGAATTGGAGTTTTATACGGTAAAAGAGATATTCTTAAAAGTATGGAACCATTTATTCTAGGTGGTGATATGATTGAATATGTTGAAGAACAAACCACAACATTTGCAGAATTGCCATTTAAATTTGAGGCAGGTACACAAAATGTAGAGGGAGCTGTTTCCTTAAGAGCTGCCATAGAATATATAAATAAAGTAGGATATGACTTTATAGAGGAAAATAATAGAATACTAATGAGGTATTTACTAGAGGAAATGATTAAAATTCCGGAAGTAAATATAATAGGCAGTAAGGATTATAAAGAAAAATATGGAGTAATAGCCTTTACTATAGATGGTGTTCATCCTCATGATGTTGCAACAATAATGGACTCCTATGGAATAGCCATAAGGTCAGGTCATCATTGTGCCCAACCTTTAGGGAAATATTTGGGAATACCGGCATCAAATAGAATTAGTCCATATTTTTATAACGATATTGACGAAGCAAAATATTTTATAGAAAAATTAAAGACGGTTAGGGGGGTTATGGGATATGGAGCTTAA
- the sufU gene encoding Fe-S cluster assembly sulfur transfer protein SufU, with product MELNQLYSEVILEHNQDTRNKRELNPYTMEERGHNPSCGDDITLRLNIEDGIVKDAAYTGIGCAISQASTSIMIDDIKGKTVEEAYKKLDLFLNMIRGEVTDEELLEEELEEAVVFKNISTMPARVKCAVLAWHTLKEALDEKNR from the coding sequence ATGGAGCTTAATCAACTATATTCTGAAGTAATACTGGAACATAACCAAGACACTAGAAATAAGAGGGAATTAAATCCCTACACTATGGAGGAAAGAGGTCATAATCCTAGCTGCGGTGACGATATTACTCTAAGATTAAATATAGAAGATGGGATTGTAAAAGATGCGGCTTATACAGGAATAGGTTGTGCAATAAGCCAAGCATCTACTTCGATTATGATAGATGATATAAAAGGAAAAACAGTAGAAGAGGCTTATAAAAAACTGGATTTATTTTTAAATATGATAAGAGGAGAAGTTACAGATGAGGAGCTTCTTGAAGAAGAATTAGAAGAAGCAGTAGTGTTTAAAAATATTTCTACAATGCCGGCAAGGGTAAAATGTGCAGTACTGGCATGGCATACTTTAAAGGAAGCCTTAGATGAAAAGAATAGATAA
- a CDS encoding ABC transporter ATP-binding protein has product MQRDVYKHVQKLPISYFDELPAGKVVSRITNDTKAVKVLFQIVLSDLITCGVYILVLYIALFSLDFKFTLSTLIILPIVYLLFKDFINKASSINKKGRRLLSDLNANLNENIQGMEIIQSFNQEDKILDEFTGVNNKIYKNMLNLTKLYAYNSFNATQTLQYLTLGGVLLYFGYGSITGAFAVNIGIIYLFVDYFTKIFANLNNAIQRIGNLETSYGAADHIFELLQIEIIPERKEKLENISGDIEFKDVSFYYKDEEYVLKDINIKVKPGETIAFVGHTGSGKSTMMNLLLNFYNTQKGKILIDGVDISQLNQEDLRRNIAIVLQDPFLFTGTIFSNINLNDDKMTEEDALNALMKVGGKIILDRHPKGIYTEVKEDGNSFSAGERQLISFARALAKNPSILVLDEATANIDSETETIIQKGIEELKKGRTTFLIAHRLSTIKNADNIVVLDKGRIIEQGSHDKLISLNGVYKKMYELQSAKEN; this is encoded by the coding sequence ATGCAAAGAGATGTATATAAACATGTGCAAAAATTACCAATTTCATATTTCGATGAATTACCTGCCGGAAAAGTAGTTTCAAGAATTACAAACGACACTAAGGCAGTTAAGGTTTTGTTCCAAATTGTATTAAGTGATTTAATAACTTGTGGTGTATATATTTTAGTTTTATATATTGCCTTATTTTCACTGGATTTTAAATTTACATTATCAACTTTAATAATACTACCAATAGTTTATCTTTTATTTAAGGATTTTATTAATAAGGCTTCATCTATTAATAAAAAAGGTAGAAGGCTTTTAAGTGATTTAAATGCAAATTTAAATGAAAACATACAGGGAATGGAAATAATTCAGTCTTTTAATCAAGAAGATAAAATACTTGATGAATTTACTGGAGTAAATAATAAAATATATAAAAACATGTTAAATTTAACAAAGCTTTATGCCTATAATTCATTTAATGCAACCCAAACATTACAATATTTAACACTAGGTGGGGTTTTACTTTATTTTGGTTATGGTTCTATTACAGGAGCATTTGCTGTAAATATTGGAATAATATATTTATTTGTAGACTATTTTACAAAAATATTTGCAAATTTAAATAATGCTATTCAAAGAATAGGAAATTTAGAAACATCCTACGGAGCAGCAGATCATATATTTGAATTATTACAAATTGAAATAATTCCTGAAAGAAAAGAAAAATTAGAAAATATTAGTGGAGATATAGAATTTAAGGATGTTTCATTTTACTATAAAGATGAAGAATATGTATTAAAGGATATTAATATTAAAGTAAAACCTGGAGAGACCATAGCTTTTGTTGGACATACCGGCTCCGGTAAAAGCACTATGATGAATTTGCTTTTAAATTTCTACAATACACAAAAAGGAAAAATCTTAATTGATGGTGTAGATATTTCTCAACTTAATCAAGAGGATTTAAGAAGAAATATTGCAATAGTTTTACAGGACCCATTTCTATTTACAGGAACAATATTTAGTAATATAAACTTAAATGATGATAAAATGACAGAAGAAGATGCCTTAAATGCCTTAATGAAAGTTGGAGGAAAAATTATATTGGATAGACATCCAAAGGGGATTTATACAGAAGTAAAGGAAGATGGGAATTCCTTTTCAGCAGGGGAAAGACAGCTTATTTCCTTTGCGAGAGCTTTGGCAAAAAATCCTTCAATACTTGTTTTGGATGAAGCCACTGCAAATATTGACAGTGAAACAGAAACTATTATTCAAAAGGGAATAGAGGAGCTAAAAAAAGGAAGAACAACATTCTTAATTGCCCATAGACTATCAACAATAAAAAATGCAGATAATATAGTTGTATTGGATAAGGGTAGAATAATAGAGCAAGGCTCCCATGATAAACTAATTAGTTTAAATGGTGTTTATAAGAAAATGTACGAATTGCAATCTGCAAAAGAGAATTAA